One window from the genome of Sphingomonas lacunae encodes:
- a CDS encoding acyl-CoA dehydrogenase family protein — MAKLSEEQVMLRDMAQTWTRNESPYGAWRKVRDADTAAGFDAGVYRQMAEMGWTGIVVPEAHGGTDFGWMSLGLVVQEISRTLTASPLVPSSLAAAAISMGGSDAQKAKWLPGIADGSVVGTLAVDEGPRHGGAIATSVNGGKLSGTKAFVAEGDSAHLFIVAVQDGVYIVDGSDAGVIRSRRHMVDFRSHAMVNFDGAAAEKLEHGGDDLIDHLIARARIMTACEMFGMASEAFDVTLAYLKQRVQFNQVLATFQALQHRMAGLFSDIEITRSAIESALVALDSGADARLSGVMAKTRANDTLHVMSREAIQLHGGIGMTDEYDIGFVLKRARPLEAAWGNSAYLRDQFARMNGY; from the coding sequence ATGGCAAAACTGAGTGAAGAGCAAGTGATGCTGCGCGACATGGCGCAGACGTGGACCCGCAATGAATCGCCCTATGGCGCCTGGCGCAAGGTGCGCGATGCCGACACGGCGGCGGGATTTGACGCGGGCGTCTATCGCCAGATGGCCGAGATGGGCTGGACCGGAATTGTCGTGCCCGAAGCGCATGGCGGAACCGATTTTGGCTGGATGAGCCTGGGTCTGGTTGTGCAGGAAATCAGCCGCACGCTGACGGCGAGCCCGCTGGTGCCATCATCGCTGGCAGCGGCGGCGATCAGCATGGGCGGCAGCGACGCGCAAAAGGCGAAATGGCTGCCCGGCATTGCCGACGGGTCGGTGGTCGGCACGCTGGCGGTCGATGAAGGGCCGCGCCATGGCGGAGCGATTGCCACCAGTGTCAACGGCGGCAAGCTCTCTGGGACCAAAGCCTTTGTCGCCGAGGGTGACAGCGCCCATCTGTTCATCGTCGCGGTGCAGGATGGCGTATACATCGTCGATGGCAGCGATGCCGGGGTCATCCGGTCGCGCCGGCACATGGTCGATTTCCGCAGCCATGCCATGGTCAATTTCGACGGGGCGGCGGCGGAAAAGCTGGAGCATGGCGGCGATGACCTGATCGACCATCTGATCGCCCGAGCGCGGATCATGACCGCGTGCGAAATGTTCGGCATGGCGAGCGAGGCGTTTGACGTAACGCTGGCCTATCTGAAGCAGCGGGTGCAGTTCAATCAGGTGCTGGCGACATTCCAGGCGCTGCAACACCGCATGGCGGGCCTGTTCAGCGACATCGAGATCACAAGGTCAGCGATCGAGAGCGCGCTGGTCGCGCTCGATTCCGGGGCTGATGCCCGCTTGTCGGGGGTTATGGCCAAGACGCGGGCCAATGACACGCTGCATGTGATGAGCCGCGAGGCGATCCAGCTGCATGGCGGCATCGGCATGACCGATGAATATGACATCGGTTTCGTGCTGAAGCGTGCCCGGCCGCTGGAAGCGGCCTGGGGCAACAGCGCCTATCTGCGCGACCAATTTGCCCGGATGAACGGTTATTGA
- a CDS encoding ATP-binding protein codes for MTRNAIPKTLEQYASALALAERRLERSERARAAAEAMLELRGRALAAASRELERREDELLQRLEGDAHVLLNAQDVANVATFRVQADGTILGSRNLAPILGLKAMVTDIGQIGAMVHPVERAETRHFLSGLINGVSRRDIRILDQYGMTRWLRWHIRPDTHAQGHFHGAVQDITDQRALERRQRVTDALRLRQLRKLERLSKQLQAATAAQQRDSDFLRAVLETVPQGITVFDENLRLVIWNRRFTELYSLPDHFLFSGMDRDEFSAIAWPTAHTFQRLSGEDQGKFPIALATMLCAPGDYVETLQDGRSIEVRIIARDNGGIIKSYTDITDYVAAQNELRHRGELLAERIAELEAVGARLEESRDLAIKADRAKSRFLAMMSHDIRTPMNAILAMLELLSTTDLSPDQRNLLALARSSGDQMLFLLADIIEVARADGWSVDLEDQLVALPAFFTTIVDSWRPLARRKGLSLVMALASDLPDYISIDPKRLRQLLDNLISNAIKFTVRGSIEITVDLASGKDGPRLHMAVIDTGRGIEPKRQQTLFRDMRRVHSPMDADAQGNGLGLSICSRIVHAMKGRIGVESFVDVGSTFWVILPFAPAQAPKEAKDPASSIALEAVRIDGRPPHLLVAEDVATNQIVIAAMLEKLGCTSQMANDGLEALNLLKQGIGFDAVLMDVSMPTLDGLEATRAIRSMGGDFATLPILGVTAFAAQEELAAMRAAGMNDVLTKPIQLERLHDALDRIRQLRQQARTRSKVAPVPVPTFTQPPLVDLDQLRGHFLALPLSGRRRLEETVVSDLEHWTGALFDALSQGDEQAIARARHTLKGICAAFGANALWESASHFSDLSAEKMSGSAAGIKALLDATISQIRDVASQPDRRTA; via the coding sequence GTGACCAGGAACGCTATTCCAAAGACTTTGGAGCAATATGCCTCCGCCCTCGCGCTCGCCGAACGTCGGCTAGAGCGCAGCGAGCGCGCTCGCGCCGCGGCCGAAGCCATGCTCGAACTGCGCGGCCGCGCCCTCGCAGCCGCCAGCCGCGAGCTCGAACGCCGCGAGGATGAATTGCTGCAGCGGCTCGAGGGTGACGCGCATGTTCTGCTCAACGCCCAGGACGTTGCCAATGTCGCAACATTCCGGGTCCAGGCCGACGGGACAATCTTGGGTTCACGCAATCTCGCCCCGATACTCGGCCTCAAGGCGATGGTCACTGATATCGGCCAGATTGGTGCCATGGTTCATCCGGTCGAAAGAGCCGAAACCCGGCACTTCCTGTCAGGCCTGATCAATGGCGTCAGCCGCCGCGATATCCGCATTCTTGACCAATATGGCATGACCCGCTGGCTTCGCTGGCATATCCGGCCAGACACCCATGCGCAGGGTCATTTCCATGGCGCTGTTCAGGATATCACCGATCAGCGTGCGCTTGAAAGGCGCCAGCGCGTCACCGACGCCCTTCGGTTGCGCCAGTTGCGCAAGCTGGAACGACTGTCCAAACAGTTGCAAGCTGCTACCGCTGCCCAGCAACGCGATTCGGATTTTCTGCGTGCGGTTCTCGAAACAGTTCCGCAAGGCATCACCGTGTTTGACGAAAACTTGCGGCTCGTCATCTGGAATCGACGGTTCACCGAACTTTACTCCTTGCCCGATCACTTCCTCTTCTCGGGCATGGACCGGGATGAGTTCAGCGCCATTGCCTGGCCTACGGCGCACACCTTTCAAAGGTTGTCCGGCGAAGACCAAGGCAAATTCCCGATCGCCCTTGCGACCATGCTTTGTGCCCCGGGCGACTATGTTGAAACGCTCCAGGACGGTCGGTCGATCGAAGTTCGCATCATTGCCCGGGACAATGGCGGCATCATCAAGAGCTACACGGACATTACTGACTATGTGGCTGCCCAGAATGAACTGCGTCACCGCGGCGAATTGCTCGCCGAACGTATAGCTGAACTCGAAGCTGTCGGAGCCAGACTTGAAGAGTCCCGTGACCTGGCGATCAAGGCTGACCGGGCGAAGTCGCGTTTTCTGGCAATGATGAGCCACGACATCCGGACGCCAATGAACGCGATCCTTGCGATGCTGGAACTGCTCTCGACAACCGATTTGTCCCCGGACCAGCGCAATCTTCTCGCTCTGGCGCGCTCCAGCGGAGATCAGATGTTGTTTCTGCTCGCCGACATCATCGAGGTGGCACGGGCCGATGGATGGTCAGTGGATCTGGAAGACCAGCTCGTGGCCTTGCCGGCCTTTTTCACCACGATTGTCGATAGTTGGCGCCCGCTTGCCCGTCGCAAGGGATTGTCACTGGTCATGGCCTTGGCCAGTGATTTGCCTGATTATATCTCGATCGACCCGAAACGTTTGCGCCAGTTGCTGGATAATTTGATCAGCAATGCAATCAAGTTCACCGTGAGAGGCAGTATCGAGATCACAGTGGATCTGGCTTCCGGTAAGGATGGTCCCCGCCTCCACATGGCGGTCATCGATACGGGACGGGGTATCGAGCCTAAGCGGCAACAGACTCTTTTCCGCGATATGCGTCGTGTGCACAGTCCGATGGATGCCGATGCGCAGGGCAATGGTCTTGGATTGTCGATATGCAGTCGCATCGTTCATGCGATGAAAGGTCGCATCGGCGTCGAAAGCTTCGTTGACGTTGGCAGCACATTTTGGGTCATCCTGCCATTCGCACCAGCGCAGGCACCTAAAGAAGCGAAGGATCCTGCCAGCTCAATCGCACTTGAAGCCGTGCGGATTGATGGTCGTCCTCCGCATCTGCTGGTGGCGGAAGACGTTGCCACCAATCAGATTGTCATCGCCGCTATGCTGGAAAAGCTCGGCTGCACCAGCCAAATGGCCAATGACGGATTGGAAGCCTTAAACCTCCTCAAACAGGGCATAGGCTTTGATGCCGTGTTGATGGATGTGTCGATGCCGACACTTGATGGTCTTGAGGCAACACGGGCCATCCGCTCGATGGGTGGGGACTTTGCCACATTGCCGATATTGGGCGTCACCGCATTTGCGGCCCAAGAAGAACTGGCGGCAATGCGTGCGGCCGGAATGAATGACGTGCTCACCAAGCCTATCCAGCTTGAACGTTTGCACGATGCGCTCGATCGTATCCGTCAACTCCGCCAGCAGGCCAGAACACGCAGCAAGGTTGCTCCTGTTCCGGTTCCGACGTTCACTCAACCGCCGTTGGTCGATCTGGACCAGTTACGGGGACATTTTCTTGCTCTGCCATTGAGTGGTCGCCGACGATTGGAAGAAACGGTGGTATCGGATTTGGAGCATTGGACTGGTGCACTGTTCGATGCGCTGTCGCAGGGTGACGAGCAGGCAATCGCGCGGGCCCGGCATACGCTCAAGGGGATTTGCGCAGCCTTTGGTGCTAACGCGTTATGGGAATCGGCCAGTCACTTTTCCGATCTGTCAGCTGAAAAAATGTCAGGCAGTGCAGCCGGTATCAAGGCCCTGCTTGATGCCACCATTTCCCAGATCCGGGATGTGGCGAGCCAGCCTGATCGGCGCACTGCCTGA
- a CDS encoding MFS transporter → MAEGDQQGMAEREAAFAAEMERNLKRNIIANFLHGMLGMTGFRIVYAPTLIPAWLQMISGSPLIVGLGQSLLQVGLFASPLSSAALIEHRKRIMPMAMRFGSLMRLQVLGLALAGYFLGGWLLVTLTLLMLLLLGVFNGMQRVAFQMLLSKVIPMDRRGRLQAWRNVTGGIIAAILSWVAGEWLIDGNVWGNGYATTFLMAFVLTSLGLVALQWGVREPDSVSVRPQLSLRERMRDVPALIGDINYRWFLIAQAMAMAGRIAAPFYILIAADHMPLDGTTIGLLSLAFLGADTLSNLLWGYSGDRAGYRATFIASMVFTLAGLTLLVLWPTPAATIAAFFAFGIGSSGYQMSAQTMVLEFGSREDLPMRIALSTTVEGGVSAIAPLIGGALLYWAGVGPLVIAASVLNVAALLALLFKVEEPRSHVPPVYED, encoded by the coding sequence ATGGCTGAGGGCGATCAACAGGGGATGGCGGAACGCGAGGCGGCATTTGCCGCCGAGATGGAGCGCAACCTCAAGCGCAACATTATCGCCAATTTCCTGCACGGCATGCTGGGCATGACCGGGTTTCGGATTGTCTATGCGCCAACCCTGATCCCAGCCTGGTTGCAGATGATTTCAGGCAGCCCGCTGATTGTCGGGCTGGGCCAATCGCTGTTGCAGGTCGGCCTGTTTGCCTCCCCCCTGTCGAGCGCGGCGCTGATCGAGCATCGCAAGCGCATCATGCCCATGGCGATGCGGTTCGGTTCCCTGATGCGGTTGCAGGTACTGGGACTGGCGCTGGCGGGGTATTTCCTTGGCGGCTGGCTGCTGGTGACGCTGACCCTGTTGATGCTGTTGCTGCTCGGCGTGTTCAATGGGATGCAACGCGTCGCTTTCCAGATGTTGTTGTCCAAAGTCATCCCGATGGACCGACGCGGCCGGTTGCAGGCGTGGCGCAACGTCACCGGCGGTATCATTGCCGCTATTTTGTCGTGGGTCGCTGGTGAATGGCTGATTGACGGCAATGTCTGGGGCAATGGTTATGCCACGACATTCCTGATGGCCTTTGTTCTCACGAGTCTGGGGCTGGTGGCGCTGCAATGGGGTGTACGCGAGCCGGATTCTGTCTCTGTGCGGCCACAACTATCGCTGCGTGAGCGGATGCGCGACGTACCGGCGCTGATTGGCGACATCAATTACCGCTGGTTCCTGATCGCCCAGGCCATGGCGATGGCCGGGCGGATTGCCGCGCCGTTTTACATATTGATTGCCGCCGACCACATGCCACTCGACGGGACCACCATCGGCCTGCTGAGTCTCGCCTTTCTGGGCGCTGACACATTGTCCAACCTGTTGTGGGGCTATTCGGGAGACAGGGCAGGTTATCGTGCCACCTTTATCGCATCGATGGTCTTTACACTGGCCGGGCTGACCCTGTTGGTGCTTTGGCCCACTCCCGCCGCGACCATTGCCGCCTTTTTCGCCTTTGGTATCGGCAGTTCAGGCTATCAGATGAGCGCCCAGACGATGGTGCTGGAATTCGGTTCCCGCGAGGACCTGCCCATGCGGATTGCCCTGTCGACCACGGTTGAGGGTGGGGTTTCAGCCATCGCCCCGCTGATTGGTGGTGCCCTTCTCTATTGGGCCGGGGTTGGACCATTGGTGATCGCCGCATCCGTGCTGAACGTGGCAGCGTTGCTGGCGTTGCTGTTCAAGGTTGAAGAACCGCGCAGCCATGTGCCGCCTGTCTATGAAGATTGA
- a CDS encoding glycosyltransferase family 2 protein encodes MPINQPAAPRVSIVMPVYNVERYVAEAIDSVLAQTFHDWELLVIDDGGSDRSIDIAAEYCDPRIRIIAQRNRGLAGARNTGIAHARGDYIALLDSDDRWLPEKLALHVIHLDAAPNVDVSYSASRFIDGAGNALRQTQTPRLHDITPQLILCRNPVGNGSAAVIRRSALDLIAFVHPDEPDRTCWFDESFRQSEDIELWVRLAVQAQACFDGIAPELTEYRIVAGGLSANIARQFESWERMIAKTASYAPEFVGRHGDRARAYQLRYLARRSVQLGDGSFALSLVAQALKASVRPLVEEPRKTLVTLGAALVARLVDADRFSRLASRWTGGRAVA; translated from the coding sequence ATGCCAATCAATCAACCCGCCGCGCCGCGTGTCAGCATTGTGATGCCGGTTTACAATGTCGAACGTTATGTTGCTGAAGCCATCGACTCGGTTTTGGCCCAAACATTCCATGATTGGGAGTTGCTCGTGATCGATGATGGCGGCAGCGACCGCAGCATCGATATTGCTGCCGAATATTGCGATCCGCGGATACGCATCATTGCCCAGCGTAATCGCGGTCTTGCCGGTGCCCGCAATACCGGAATCGCCCATGCTCGCGGCGACTATATCGCTTTGCTTGATTCGGATGACCGCTGGTTGCCCGAAAAGCTGGCACTTCATGTCATTCACCTCGATGCGGCACCCAATGTGGATGTCAGCTACAGTGCCTCCCGCTTCATCGATGGCGCCGGTAATGCCCTGCGTCAGACGCAGACACCGCGCCTCCACGACATTACGCCCCAGCTGATCTTGTGTCGTAATCCGGTCGGCAATGGTTCGGCTGCGGTGATCCGGCGCAGTGCTCTGGACCTGATCGCCTTCGTCCATCCTGACGAACCCGATCGCACCTGCTGGTTTGACGAAAGCTTTCGTCAGTCGGAAGACATCGAATTGTGGGTCCGGCTCGCTGTGCAAGCGCAAGCATGCTTTGACGGTATTGCTCCGGAACTGACCGAATATCGTATAGTCGCCGGGGGTCTTTCCGCCAACATCGCTCGCCAGTTTGAAAGCTGGGAACGAATGATTGCCAAAACAGCATCCTATGCTCCTGAATTTGTCGGCCGGCATGGTGATCGCGCTAGGGCCTATCAATTGCGCTATCTGGCCCGACGTTCCGTCCAACTGGGTGACGGCAGCTTCGCCCTGTCTTTGGTCGCCCAGGCTTTGAAGGCCAGTGTCCGGCCGCTCGTGGAAGAACCACGCAAGACCTTGGTTACCCTTGGTGCCGCTTTGGTAGCCAGGCTGGTGGACGCTGACCGCTTCAGTCGATTGGCCTCACGCTGGACAGGCGGGAGGGCTGTGGCATGA
- a CDS encoding WecB/TagA/CpsF family glycosyltransferase — MSVPMPFLKAQVLQSDAIDSAGSSATANRLRFDRGRFFTVPSDALDAREPTRLFGLPLVNADPEEAAHALVERAAAGSRCTIAFINAHCINILATDPAYGRALSQADALLPDGSGLNIAARMAGKKIDHNLNGTDLFPMLCREAAAQEQGLFLLGGQPGVATAASATMRQIVPGLDICGTQHGFFSADDDAKIIERINASGASILLVGLGVPHQEQWIARHRAQINAPVVLGVGGLFDYYSYRIPRAPQWMRAIGQEWIWRLMQEPRRMAGRYLIGNPLFIGRAIAHAWEARGHAERYAAASKRSLDLAIALCACVLLGPLFAALCLLITLDDRGPVFFRQTRIGANGKPFKMWKFRSMAVDAERRRAELLAKSERDGVCFKMKRDPRITRVGGWLRRLSLDELPQLFNVLRGEMSIVGPRPALPQEVLSYDERARRRLQGAPGLTCSWQVSGRAEIPFDQQVEMDIAYLERRSLVGDIALIAKTVPAVVSGRGAY; from the coding sequence ATGTCTGTGCCCATGCCCTTCCTCAAAGCGCAGGTCCTCCAATCCGATGCCATCGACAGTGCCGGATCGAGTGCGACTGCCAATCGTCTCCGCTTTGACCGCGGCCGATTCTTCACCGTGCCGAGTGACGCGCTTGATGCCCGCGAACCAACGCGTCTTTTTGGCTTGCCATTGGTCAATGCTGACCCGGAAGAGGCCGCCCATGCCCTAGTCGAGCGCGCCGCCGCGGGTTCACGCTGCACCATTGCCTTCATCAACGCCCATTGCATCAACATATTGGCCACAGATCCTGCCTATGGCCGGGCATTGAGCCAAGCCGACGCACTGCTGCCCGACGGTTCAGGTCTCAACATCGCGGCGCGGATGGCAGGCAAGAAGATTGACCATAATCTGAACGGGACCGATCTATTCCCGATGCTTTGCCGCGAAGCCGCGGCCCAGGAACAAGGCCTCTTCCTGCTCGGCGGCCAGCCTGGCGTCGCTACTGCGGCAAGTGCAACGATGCGACAGATAGTGCCGGGGCTGGACATTTGTGGCACGCAGCACGGATTTTTCAGTGCGGACGATGATGCAAAGATCATCGAACGCATCAATGCTTCAGGCGCCAGCATCCTGTTGGTGGGGCTGGGCGTCCCGCATCAGGAACAGTGGATCGCGCGACACAGGGCACAGATCAATGCTCCGGTCGTTTTGGGCGTCGGCGGCCTGTTTGACTATTATTCCTACCGCATACCCCGCGCGCCCCAGTGGATGCGCGCCATCGGCCAGGAATGGATATGGCGGCTGATGCAGGAACCGCGCCGCATGGCGGGACGATATCTGATCGGCAATCCCCTGTTCATTGGTCGGGCGATCGCCCATGCGTGGGAAGCGCGCGGTCATGCAGAACGTTACGCCGCTGCATCGAAGCGGTCACTTGATTTGGCGATTGCCTTGTGCGCATGCGTGCTATTGGGCCCATTGTTTGCCGCTCTTTGTCTGCTCATCACCCTGGATGATCGTGGGCCTGTCTTTTTCCGGCAGACGCGCATCGGTGCCAACGGCAAGCCGTTCAAGATGTGGAAGTTCCGGTCAATGGCAGTGGATGCAGAAAGGCGCCGGGCAGAGCTGTTGGCGAAAAGTGAGCGCGACGGCGTCTGCTTCAAGATGAAGCGCGATCCCCGCATCACACGCGTTGGCGGCTGGCTGCGCCGGTTGTCACTGGACGAGCTACCCCAATTGTTCAATGTCCTGCGGGGCGAGATGTCGATAGTCGGTCCGCGGCCCGCTTTACCCCAGGAAGTGCTGAGTTATGACGAGCGGGCACGCAGGCGTCTGCAAGGAGCGCCGGGCCTGACGTGTTCCTGGCAGGTTTCGGGTCGCGCTGAAATCCCCTTTGATCAACAGGTCGAGATGGACATTGCCTATCTCGAAAGACGATCGCTTGTCGGTGACATTGCCCTCATCGCCAAGACGGTCCCTGCCGTCGTCTCGGGGCGCGGGGCCTATTGA
- a CDS encoding glycosyltransferase family 2 protein, translating into MNRLFPYPHISVVMPVHNASATLSATVRSILSQSERDFELLLIDDGSTDQSLAIMLRLAAVDDRIRVIAHANCGVAATRNKGVELSHGQLIAFCDADDLWHPEKLKLHRALHRADHNCAASYARIAFIEPEARNALDARTTSTIVNTPLKVTDLLGENPVCTMSNLVVRRAAFERVGGFRAGMSFAEDQEWLARAAFLGLAIRGIDEVLVSYRLSHDGLSVNLERMYAGWRDLATDYADPSGVQAAEAIYCRYLARRALRSGASAATALHYAVRGLRLDARAFLTDAKRGWATLISALVAPFIPRAARIRVFA; encoded by the coding sequence ATGAACCGCCTCTTCCCTTATCCCCACATTTCCGTCGTCATGCCGGTCCACAATGCTTCAGCCACATTGTCCGCGACGGTGCGATCAATCCTCTCGCAGTCCGAACGGGACTTCGAACTGCTGCTGATTGATGACGGTTCAACGGATCAGAGCCTGGCAATAATGCTTCGGCTCGCTGCGGTTGATGATCGTATCCGGGTTATTGCCCACGCAAATTGTGGTGTTGCCGCCACCCGCAACAAAGGTGTCGAGCTCAGCCATGGTCAGCTCATTGCCTTTTGCGATGCGGATGATTTGTGGCACCCGGAAAAGCTGAAGCTGCATCGCGCCTTGCACAGGGCAGATCACAACTGCGCTGCCAGCTATGCCCGCATTGCTTTCATTGAGCCAGAGGCCCGCAATGCCCTTGACGCCCGCACAACGTCAACCATCGTCAACACCCCACTTAAGGTGACGGATCTCCTCGGGGAAAACCCGGTCTGTACCATGTCCAATCTGGTTGTCCGCCGTGCTGCCTTTGAACGCGTCGGTGGCTTTCGTGCCGGCATGTCTTTTGCTGAGGATCAGGAATGGCTTGCCCGCGCGGCATTCCTTGGCCTCGCAATCAGGGGCATTGACGAAGTGCTGGTTTCCTATCGGCTCAGCCATGATGGACTGTCTGTCAATCTTGAACGGATGTATGCCGGGTGGCGCGATCTCGCGACCGACTATGCCGACCCTTCGGGCGTTCAGGCAGCAGAAGCTATCTATTGCCGCTATCTGGCCCGTCGCGCGCTTCGTTCCGGTGCCTCGGCGGCGACCGCTCTGCACTATGCCGTGCGCGGGCTGCGGCTTGATGCGCGTGCATTTCTGACAGACGCAAAGCGAGGCTGGGCCACCCTGATTTCCGCGCTCGTCGCGCCTTTCATTCCGCGAGCTGCGCGTATCCGCGTCTTTGCCTGA
- a CDS encoding oligosaccharide flippase family protein — MQAYLRKKIGDAPFALLSGLAAYGSAEIAVRLVRLATVVVIARQLAPDIVGVAALTLTAFELMRVLANIGVGQKIIAADAARLDATCNTAHRIFWIWCCVVAGLQLAAALFLAIVFSQPLAGAMLAVLSGVYLLMPGGLVQCYLLMREGRAGTTARTTATQTIADHLLTAALLLVWQSPWSVVMPKLLTAPIWLLLTRRARPWRPVPEAGRVPARDLLGFGISVLATEMLTAARGQLDKIIVSATLGITALGTWFFAFNAGIGIVSSLITAFGTVMFPGLCAVPSGRARSQRLRTAILLGSLIFLPVIAAQALLAPWYVPLIFGAHWAHAAPLISILCLAGVPMLLATVTTAWLRAEGRAGADVWAGLAITATTLGGLAIGVHSGQLEQAALIWTAGFALTVVPFAFYILAPALVSGRVAHFKEAHA; from the coding sequence ATGCAGGCTTATCTGCGCAAAAAAATAGGCGACGCGCCATTTGCCCTGCTGTCCGGGCTCGCTGCCTATGGCTCGGCGGAAATTGCCGTTCGCTTGGTGCGTTTGGCCACCGTCGTGGTCATTGCCCGCCAGCTCGCGCCCGACATTGTCGGCGTGGCCGCGCTCACCCTCACTGCCTTTGAACTGATGCGCGTGCTCGCCAACATCGGCGTAGGGCAAAAGATCATTGCAGCCGACGCAGCCCGGCTCGACGCGACCTGCAATACCGCCCACCGGATATTCTGGATCTGGTGCTGCGTGGTTGCCGGACTTCAGCTGGCCGCTGCACTGTTTTTGGCCATCGTCTTTTCGCAGCCGTTGGCTGGCGCGATGCTCGCCGTGCTCAGTGGGGTTTATCTTCTGATGCCAGGTGGGCTTGTCCAATGCTATTTGCTGATGCGCGAGGGACGTGCCGGGACCACTGCCCGGACCACCGCCACCCAGACGATCGCAGACCATTTGCTGACCGCCGCCCTGCTGCTTGTGTGGCAGAGCCCCTGGTCTGTTGTCATGCCAAAGCTGCTGACAGCGCCAATCTGGCTGTTGCTGACCCGCCGTGCCCGTCCCTGGCGCCCGGTGCCAGAGGCAGGCCGGGTTCCGGCGCGTGACCTGCTGGGCTTCGGCATTTCCGTGCTCGCCACCGAAATGCTCACCGCCGCGCGGGGACAGCTGGACAAGATCATCGTGTCGGCCACCCTGGGCATCACTGCCTTGGGGACCTGGTTCTTCGCCTTCAATGCCGGCATCGGCATTGTTTCCTCACTCATCACTGCTTTCGGCACGGTAATGTTCCCTGGCCTCTGTGCCGTGCCGTCGGGCCGGGCAAGGTCGCAGCGCTTGCGCACCGCGATCTTGCTCGGCTCACTCATTTTCCTGCCTGTGATTGCAGCCCAGGCGTTGTTGGCGCCCTGGTATGTACCGCTGATCTTTGGCGCCCATTGGGCCCACGCCGCGCCGCTGATTTCCATCCTCTGTCTCGCCGGCGTACCGATGTTGTTGGCGACCGTCACGACCGCATGGCTTCGTGCCGAAGGACGGGCCGGGGCCGACGTATGGGCTGGCCTGGCGATTACGGCAACGACGCTCGGCGGCCTCGCTATTGGCGTCCACAGCGGTCAGCTTGAACAAGCTGCTCTCATCTGGACGGCCGGCTTTGCACTGACCGTCGTTCCTTTTGCCTTCTACATTTTGGCGCCGGCGCTGGTTTCTGGCCGCGTGGCGCATTTCAAGGAAGCCCACGCATGA
- a CDS encoding acyl-CoA dehydrogenase family protein — protein sequence MASLAEERPAADLEAFRLEVRDWIEANFPKSLKGVDMSLSALEGPSEKTPDREAWRIAVGEKGWGTPTWPRQYGGGGLTGAEAKIIQQEFTRAGASNPIGGMGVMMFGPTLLEYGSEEQKMEHIPAICKAEVRWCQGYSEPNAGSDLANLQTFAEDCGDHYLVNGQKTWTSGGQWADKCFALVRTDKSDKHNGISFLLIDMTSPGVEVRPIKMISGVSPFCETFFTNVKVPKKNLVGVEGQGWTIGKRLLQHERTNIGSGARNMVSISALAKKQIGVDEQGRIADPELRARIARLEMDGMAFFQTAMRVQAEGGVSVASSILKTSGTKLAQERAELIIEIMGMQGLGWEGEGFSEKELEAVRGWLFGKATTIFGGSTEIQTNIVAKRILGMLDHQ from the coding sequence ATGGCCAGCCTGGCTGAAGAGCGACCCGCCGCCGACCTGGAAGCCTTTCGTTTGGAAGTGCGCGACTGGATCGAGGCAAACTTCCCGAAATCCCTGAAAGGCGTGGATATGTCGCTTTCCGCGCTGGAGGGACCGTCCGAAAAGACGCCCGACCGCGAGGCCTGGCGGATCGCCGTTGGCGAGAAGGGATGGGGCACACCAACCTGGCCGCGGCAATATGGTGGCGGTGGCCTGACGGGTGCCGAAGCGAAGATCATCCAGCAGGAATTCACCCGCGCCGGCGCATCCAATCCCATCGGCGGTATGGGCGTGATGATGTTTGGTCCGACGCTGCTGGAGTATGGCAGCGAAGAACAGAAAATGGAGCATATTCCGGCGATCTGCAAAGCCGAGGTGCGCTGGTGCCAGGGCTATTCGGAGCCCAACGCCGGATCCGACCTCGCCAACCTCCAGACCTTTGCCGAGGATTGCGGTGACCATTATCTGGTCAACGGACAGAAAACATGGACATCGGGTGGCCAATGGGCCGATAAATGCTTTGCGCTGGTCCGCACCGACAAGAGCGACAAGCACAACGGCATCAGCTTCCTGTTGATCGACATGACCTCTCCGGGCGTGGAGGTGCGGCCGATCAAGATGATTTCCGGTGTCTCCCCCTTTTGTGAGACTTTTTTCACCAATGTGAAGGTGCCGAAGAAGAACCTCGTCGGCGTCGAGGGGCAAGGCTGGACGATCGGCAAGCGCCTGTTGCAGCATGAACGGACCAACATCGGGTCCGGCGCGCGCAACATGGTGTCGATCTCCGCCCTCGCGAAGAAGCAGATCGGTGTCGATGAGCAGGGACGGATCGCCGACCCGGAGTTGCGCGCACGGATCGCCCGTCTCGAAATGGACGGCATGGCCTTTTTCCAGACGGCGATGCGAGTGCAAGCCGAAGGCGGCGTGTCGGTGGCATCATCGATCCTCAAGACCAGCGGCACCAAGCTGGCGCAGGAACGGGCCGAGCTGATCATCGAGATCATGGGCATGCAGGGCCTTGGCTGGGAAGGCGAAGGCTTTTCCGAAAAGGAACTGGAAGCGGTGCGTGGCTGGCTGTTCGGCAAGGCGACGACCATCTTTGGCGGATCGACAGAAATCCAGACCAATATCGTCGCCAAGCGCATCCTCGGGATGCTCGACCATCAGTGA